The following DNA comes from Bacteroidota bacterium.
TGAATTACATTATGGGACCGGATGAATTTCCCATTGAAAAGGTTAAGAATCTATTATACAACAAATATCTAAACTGCAAAAACAAATGATAATGAACAAATTACGTTTAACCGGTTTGATTTCCCTGGTAATTCTGACAACATCCTTTTCTGGGACATCACAAACCCTGACGGCAAAAGAGATTGTAATAAAATCGCAGGATAAGGTTAACGGAGAATCAAACCGGGGCGCCATGAAAATGACGGTAGTCAGGCCAAATTGGTCGAGAGAGGTGGAAATGAAAGTCTGGTCTTTGGGAGAAGACTTTTACATGATCTATATTCTTTCCCCTGCACGTGATAAAGGACAGGTTTTTATGAAAAGGGAAACGGATATGTGGAACTGGATGCCCTCCATCAGCCGGATGATCAAGATACCTCCTTCTATGATGAGTCAATCCTGGATGGGGTCCGACTTCACCAATAACGACCTGATGCGTATGAACTCATACATTAATGATTACACACACCGCATCCTGGGAGAAGAAGAAATCAACGGGTATCAATGTTATAAGGTTGAATTGATGCCCTTACCCGATGCCGCGGTAGTTTGGGGAAAAATTCATATCTGGATTTCCAAAGATGAATTCTACCAGATGCAGTTCGAATTTTTCGATGAAGAAATGGAGGCAGTGAACAGGGAGATTTGTTCCGATGTAAAGCAATTCGGTGACAGAAAACTTCCCTCAAAAATGGTCATGACCC
Coding sequences within:
- a CDS encoding outer membrane lipoprotein-sorting protein, producing MNKLRLTGLISLVILTTSFSGTSQTLTAKEIVIKSQDKVNGESNRGAMKMTVVRPNWSREVEMKVWSLGEDFYMIYILSPARDKGQVFMKRETDMWNWMPSISRMIKIPPSMMSQSWMGSDFTNNDLMRMNSYINDYTHRILGEEEINGYQCYKVELMPLPDAAVVWGKIHIWISKDEFYQMQFEFFDEEMEAVNREICSDVKQFGDRKLPSKMVMTPMDKPGNQTIIEISEMEYNVNMQESFFSQQNMKNLR